A stretch of the Salmo salar chromosome ssa20, Ssal_v3.1, whole genome shotgun sequence genome encodes the following:
- the LOC106580812 gene encoding uncharacterized protein: MKACHPAKAGAHSSTTCTISSLTTELGKRVDMSCDNCSGQSKNTFVLWYCAWWTMHKLHHSLDLHFLITGHTKFAPDWCFDLIKPRFRKPRVNTLSEISRVCEGQHCDRGQHPTAGWIGGWYGAGGSYGWQQHLTLYFRPLPQVKQYQHFRASMLWNLLLLSPRSVRLRNTDILPPIDGLPVQAPPVLGTVRQTYLFEKIREVCDEEAMDITCPAPKSRAGQKQALQI, encoded by the exons atgaaggcaTGTCATCCAGCAAAGGCAGGAGCGCATTCCTCAActacatgcaccatttcttcacTAACTACGGAGTTGGGGAAACGTGTGGACATGAgttgtgataactgcagtggccaaaGCAAGAACACgtttgtgctctggtattgtgcctggtggaccatgcacaagctccaccacagtctggaccttcacttcctgatcacaggccacaccaagtttgcccccGACTGGTGCTTCGACCTCATCAAGCCTCGTTTCAGAAAGcccagagtgaacactttgtctgagatttCCCGGGtttgtgaaggacagcactgtgacaggggtcaacatcccacagctggttggattggaggatggtacggtgctggtggaagctatggctggcaacaacacctgactctgtacttcaggccgctgccacaggtcaagcagtaccagcacttcag aGCTTCAATGCTCTggaacctgttgttgttgtctccaaGGAGCGTTCGGCTGCGCAAcactgacatccttcctcccatagatggtctgcctgtacaagcaccacctgtACTGGGCACAGTTAGACAAACGTatctttttgagaagatcagggaagtttgcgacgaagaggctatggacatcacatgccctgcaccaaagtcaagggcaggacagaaacaggctctccaaATATAG